A genomic segment from Montipora foliosa isolate CH-2021 chromosome 9, ASM3666993v2, whole genome shotgun sequence encodes:
- the LOC137971644 gene encoding uncharacterized protein, producing MSFDFKELIEYANTLKVTKRSLLKLSAKVFDPLELLSPFTITMKCEFQSLCLEKLDWDVELQGSHQSLWKNFVSSLMKLNNVRVPRCYFNSSFSPTNIQVHAFSDASTRAYAAAVYLRSEYENGYVEVQLLCSKTRVAPIKQQTITRLELLGVTISARLVCNLLKSLPCEIEPTLWVDSTTVICWIKLEKPWKQYAQNHVQEIRQIVPEATWNYCPGAKNPADLPSRGLSGEELVKKSVWWNGPEFLRNPDREWPKSTQVKADNEEAMTELVRGPLHITHALVNSQERSTLVNFPAIIDPNNYSSLTRLLRISAHVLRFISKLKSNLSRSASKAVKELSASEINEAETYWIKSVQASNFGAELNFLTKNSQLSPLPRVKQFGLYKDDKGVLRCKGRLNNADIPTTSKNPILLPSKNDFVSLLIKDVHVKVKHNGVRDTLTTLRENYWMLRGREATKRIVKECVICRKFEVVPFKPQSSPDLPDMRVADAPSFTYTGVDFAGPLYFTSPRDPQSNESVSEKVYICLFACASTRAVHLEHTRDLGVNSF from the coding sequence ATGTCATTTGACTTTAAGGAACTGATCGAGTACGCTAACACATTGAAAGTTACAAAGAGATCTCTTCTTAAGTTATCCGCCAAAGTCTTTGACCCTCTTGAACTTTTAAGCCCGTTTACCATTACGATGAAATGCGAATTCCAGTCCCTTTGTTTAGAGAAATTAGATTGGGATGTCGAGCTACAAGGGAGTCATCAAAGTTTGTGGAAGAACTTTGTATCTAGCCTGATGAAATTGAACAATGTGCGTGTACCCCGATGTTACTTCAATTCGAGTTTTTCACCAACTAACATTCAAGTACATGCCTTTAGTGATGCATCAACGAGAGCCTATGCTGCTGCCGTCTATTTGCGCTCCGAGTATGAAAATGGATATGTCGAGGTCCAATTACTTTGTTCTAAAACAAGAGTGGCACCCATCAAACAGCAAACCATAACAAGACTAGAACTACTTGGCGTAACAATCTCAGCAAGACTTGTCTGTAACTTGTTGAAGTCCCTTCCATGCGAAATCGAACCTACCTTGTGGGTGGATTCTACAACCGTTATTTGCTGGATAAAACTGGAGAAGCCCTGGAAGCAATATGCTCAAAATCACGTTCAAGAAATTCGCCAGATTGTGCCCGAAGCTACGTGGAATTACTGTCCAGGCGCCAAAAATCCAGCCGACTTACCTTCTCGTGGCTTATCTGGAGAGGAACTTGTGAAGAAGTCAGTTTGGTGGAATGGGCCAGAGTTTCTGAGAAATCCGGACAGAGAATGGCCAAAATCAACTCAAGTAAAGGCAGATAATGAAGAGGCCATGACTGAACTAGTTAGAGGCCCCTTGCATATAACTCATGCTCTGGTAAATTCTCAAGAACGTTCAACCCTGGTGAACTTCCCCGCAATTATTGACCCAAACAATTATAGCTCGTTGACGAGATTGCTTCGTATTTCAGCCCATGTCTTACGATTTATTAGCAAGTTGAAGTCAAATCTGTCACGCTCAGCCAGCAAAGCTGTGAAGGAGTTAAGTGCCTCTGAGATTAACGAGGCCGAGACATACTGGATAAAGTCAGTCCAAGCAAGTAATTTTGGAGCCGAGCTCAATTTCCTGACGAAGAATTCTCAATTGTCGCCATTACCAAGAGTCAAGCAATTTGGACTGTACAAAGATGACAAGGGTGTTCTGAGATGCAAAGGTAGACTAAACAATGCAGACATCCCTACCACAAGCAAGAATCCCATCCTGTTGCCATCCAAGAATGACTTTGTAAGCTTACTGATAAAGGATGTTCATGTGAAAGTCAAACATAATGGAGTCAGAGACACACTGACAACCCTGCGAGAGAATTACTGGATGTTGCGTGGTCGAGAAGCAACAAAGAGAATCGTGAAAGAGTGTGTCATTTGTCGAAAATTTGAAGTTGTGCCATTTAAACCTCAGTCCAGCCCGGACTTGCCTGATATGCGCGTGGCAGATGCCCCATCATTTACATATACAGGTGTGGATTTTGCTGGACCCCTGTACTTCACAAGTCCAAGAGATCCTCAATCAAATGAAAGCGTTTCTGAGAAGGTTTACATCTGCTTGTTCGCGTGTGCATCAACTCGCGCAGTCCACTTAGAACACACACGTGATCTTGGCGTAAATTCATTCTAA
- the LOC137971645 gene encoding uncharacterized protein: protein MKFIIEKAPWWGGFWERLIQSVKRSIKKTVGRTSLGYDELNTLVVEVESLINSRPQTYIYDDEESISHPLTPSHLISGHRISAMPNDEYFEIMSTHNTPTRRQRHHKQLLQQFSKQWKREYLLSLRENSTARSVGSNRTAITVGDIVILKNDSTSRAFWKLGKVEQLIPGKDGKVRAAIVKV from the coding sequence ATGAAATTCATCATAGAGAAGGCCCCGTGGTGGGGAGGATTTTGGGAAAGACTTATACAAAGCGTGAAAAGAAGCATCAAGAAGACAGTGGGGAGAACATCTCTAGGCTACGATGAACTGAACACCCTAGTGGTGGAAGTAGAAAGTCTCATCAATTCACGACCTCAAACATACATCTACGATGATGAGGAGTCTATCTCACACCCTCTGACTCCCTCCCATTTGATCAGTGGTCACAGGATCAGTGCGATGCCAAATGACGAGTACTTTGAAATCATGAGCACCCACAATACTCCTACGAGAAGACAACGACATCACAAGCAGCTGCTGCAACAGTTCTCAAAGCAGTGGAAACGAGAGTATTTGTTGAGTTTACGAGAGAACTCCACAGCAAGGTCTGTCGGTAGTAACCGTACTGCTATAACTGTCGGTGACATTGTCATTCTCAAGAATGATTCTACCTCCAGAGCATTCTGGAAACTGGGTAAGGTGG